Genomic window (Pseudomonas xantholysinigenes):
TCTAAACCACCCAGTTCTTCCCGTACCACGGTGGAACAACTCCCCAGCACCGACTCGCCCACGAAGCCGCCCGGCACCGCCAGGTAAGCACGTATCCCTTGGCGAGGCTGACGCAGCGCCAGGCGCTGGCCCTTGCCCAGGTTGAAGCTTGTCCAGGGCGCCACAGCCTGCCCGTCGACCTGCGCATCCAGGTCGGCTCCGGCCAGCGCCATCACGCAGTCCTGCTCGGCGACCACGCTGAAGCCGCCAAGCGCGACCTCAACCACGGCGCTGTCCAGGGCATTGCCCAGCAACCAGTTGGCCCAGCGCATCGCCACCCAGTCCAGCGCGCCGCCCTGGGTCACGCCCAGGTGGCGCACACCGAAACGCCCGGCATCCTGCAACAGGCACAGCGCGGTGCTGGCCTCGACTCTCAATTGGCTCATGCCTGGGCCTCCAGCGGGCTGTCGTCACCACCCAGGTTGATGAATTCGGCCCGCTCGACGGCCACGAAACGCACCCGATCGCCAGGCTGCAGCAGGCTGTAACCCTCGCGTTCGCGGTCGAACAGGCGCACCGGTGTGCGACCAATCAGGTTCCAGCCGCCCGGCGACACGGCCGGATAGGCGGCCGTCTGGCGCTCGGCGATGCCAACGCTGCCCGCCGCCACGCGCTTGCGCGGAGTGCTCAGGCGCGGCGTGGCCAGGCGTTCGTCGACCAGGCCCATGAAGCCGAAGCCCGGCGCGAACCCCAGGGCGAACACCGGGTAGTCGCGGCCACAATGCAGACAGATCACCTCGGCCTCGCTCATCCCGCCGCGCGCGGCCAGCACCGGCAGCTCGGGGCCGACACTGGCGTGGTACCACACCGGGATTTCGTGCCGGCGCCCGGCCTGGCCGGCATCCGGCCGCAGCCCCTCCAGCGCCTGCAGGATGCGTTGACGCGCCTCGCCCGGCGCCAGGTCGAACTGCACCATCAGCGTGGTGTAGGACGGCACCAGGTCGATCAACTGCTGGCCGAACGCATCCCGCAAGCGCTGGCTGGCGGCGAGGACCCACGGCATGTTGCCTTCATCGATGGCATCGAACAGCCGCACCATCAGGCTGTCGATGGCCACCACCTCGATACGTGGCGTCATGCTTGCTCCAGCGCATCCAGGGCCTGGCGGATCTGGCGCACGGCGGCTACCGAGCCGTCGTTGTCGCCGTGCACGCACAGGGTGCTGGCGCTCAAGCGCACATCGCTGCCGTCGTCCGCCACCAGGGCCTCGCCCTTGGCCAGGCGCAAGGCCTGCTCGACCACCAGGGCCGGATCGTGGTGCACAGCGTTGGGCAGGCGCCGCGACATCAGGTGGCCGCTGGCGGTGTAGCCACGGTCGGCGAAAGCCTCGAACCACAGCGGCACGCCGATTTCGTCGCCCAGGGCCTGGGCGGCGCGGTCGTCGGCAGTGGCCATCAGCATCAACGGCAGGCCGCTGTCGAACGCCGCCACTGCTTCGAGCACGGTGCGCAGGATGTCCGGGTTGGCCATCATGTCGTTGTACAGCGCGCCGTGCGGCTTGACGTAGGCCACCCGGCCACCGAGCACCTTGCAGATGCCGTCCAGGGCACCGATCTGGTAATGCAGCAGGTCGCGGATCTCGTCGCTGCTACAGGCCATGGAACGGCGGCCGAAACCCATCAGGTCCGGGTAGGCCGGGTGCGCGCCAATGGCCACCCGGTGCTCCAGGGCCAGGGCCACGGTGCGGCGCATGGTGCCCGGGTCGCCGGCATGGTAGCCGCAGGCGATGTTGGCGCAGTCGATGAACGGCATGACCTTGGCATCCTGGCCCATGCGCCAGTTGCCGAAGCTCTCGCCCATGTCGCAATTGAGTAGCAGGCGTTTCACTTCGCGGGCTCCTGTTTCGATGTTCATGCTGCCTACCTTAGCGCGCCTGGAGTTGTTTGCCGCGGGTTTCCGGCAGGCTCAGCGCCGCCAGGATCACCACGCCGTAGGACACCGCGGCGAAGGCACCGATCCCCAGGCCCAGCGGAATCTTTTCACCCAGCAGGCCGATCAGCAACGGGAACATCGCCGCGATGACCTTGCCGATGTTGTAGCAGAAGCCCTGCCCCGAGCCGCGCAC
Coding sequences:
- the pxpB gene encoding 5-oxoprolinase subunit PxpB yields the protein MTPRIEVVAIDSLMVRLFDAIDEGNMPWVLAASQRLRDAFGQQLIDLVPSYTTLMVQFDLAPGEARQRILQALEGLRPDAGQAGRRHEIPVWYHASVGPELPVLAARGGMSEAEVICLHCGRDYPVFALGFAPGFGFMGLVDERLATPRLSTPRKRVAAGSVGIAERQTAAYPAVSPGGWNLIGRTPVRLFDREREGYSLLQPGDRVRFVAVERAEFINLGGDDSPLEAQA
- a CDS encoding 5-oxoprolinase subunit PxpA; the protein is MNIETGAREVKRLLLNCDMGESFGNWRMGQDAKVMPFIDCANIACGYHAGDPGTMRRTVALALEHRVAIGAHPAYPDLMGFGRRSMACSSDEIRDLLHYQIGALDGICKVLGGRVAYVKPHGALYNDMMANPDILRTVLEAVAAFDSGLPLMLMATADDRAAQALGDEIGVPLWFEAFADRGYTASGHLMSRRLPNAVHHDPALVVEQALRLAKGEALVADDGSDVRLSASTLCVHGDNDGSVAAVRQIRQALDALEQA